A genome region from Corallococcus exiguus includes the following:
- a CDS encoding SycD/LcrH family type III secretion system chaperone has product MAALDPEDPQDEAKLTALLQRWAEGKATLREVRGYSNDELYAIAKTAYFFFYQGRLAEARTLFQGLYAINPTDVYFAKALGVVEMAAGNGQGALAAFDVAAKLAPQDPSVYVGRAEVKLAMGQKPQALEDLRRAAAMPPADDPVVRKAGAMVTALTRR; this is encoded by the coding sequence ATGGCGGCGCTGGACCCGGAAGATCCGCAGGACGAGGCGAAGCTCACCGCGCTCCTGCAGCGTTGGGCGGAGGGCAAGGCCACGCTCCGCGAGGTGCGCGGCTATTCCAACGACGAGCTGTACGCCATCGCCAAGACGGCCTACTTCTTCTTCTACCAGGGCCGGCTGGCGGAGGCGCGCACGCTCTTCCAGGGCCTCTACGCCATCAACCCCACGGACGTGTACTTCGCCAAGGCGCTCGGCGTGGTGGAGATGGCCGCCGGAAACGGGCAGGGCGCGCTCGCCGCCTTCGACGTGGCCGCCAAGCTGGCCCCCCAGGACCCGTCCGTCTACGTGGGCCGCGCGGAGGTGAAGTTGGCCATGGGACAGAAGCCCCAGGCCCTGGAGGACCTGCGCCGCGCGGCGGCCATGCCCCCGGCGGATGATCCGGTGGTACGCAAGGCTGGCGCCATGGTCACCGCCCTTACCCGGCGCTGA
- a CDS encoding EscU/YscU/HrcU family type III secretion system export apparatus switch protein — MASDEEADIAIAIKYDTKADGAPRVVAKGMRLKAEKIREIAKQYGIPVMRNVSLAHALYRVDVGQEVPEELYDAVAEVLNFVYALQREHAGGR, encoded by the coding sequence ATGGCCAGCGACGAAGAGGCGGACATCGCCATCGCCATCAAGTACGACACCAAGGCGGACGGTGCCCCGCGCGTGGTGGCGAAGGGGATGCGCCTCAAGGCGGAGAAGATCCGGGAGATCGCCAAGCAGTACGGCATCCCGGTGATGCGCAACGTGTCCCTGGCGCACGCCCTGTACCGGGTGGACGTGGGGCAGGAAGTCCCGGAAGAGCTCTACGACGCGGTCGCGGAAGTGCTGAACTTCGTCTACGCGCTCCAGCGGGAGCATGCAGGCGGGCGCTGA
- the sctU gene encoding type III secretion system export apparatus subunit SctU, which yields MSDESGDKTEEPSHKKLDDARKKGQTWKSKDLTGVAVLVAGLGIVKGTWDTVEREISTLFRFSFDAIAHSQDLGLATTQLLIMGLRTLLLLTVPIVAGAAVLGGLMDFLQVGSLFTIDPLIPKFDKLNPIAGLKNMFSKKSFVELLKNLIKISVAAYVVTGVVRDSMPLVIETVRQDTHGIMAIMGEILYRVCVRIVMLFVIFGVFDVWWQRKSFMKDMMMTKEEVKKEYKQSEGDPHHKAKRKELHHEIMEGAQMEAVKDASVIVTNPDHVAVALMYDQNKDGAPRVLVKGMDAKAERIKALAREADVPLLRNVPLAHALLRVEVGEEVPEELYDAVAEVLNFVYGLKQQQNAAPPARA from the coding sequence ATGTCGGACGAGAGTGGCGACAAAACAGAAGAACCGTCGCATAAGAAGCTCGACGACGCGCGCAAGAAGGGTCAGACCTGGAAGAGCAAGGACCTGACGGGCGTGGCCGTGCTCGTCGCGGGCCTGGGCATCGTCAAGGGCACCTGGGACACCGTGGAGAGGGAGATCTCCACGCTCTTCCGCTTCAGCTTCGATGCCATCGCCCACTCGCAGGACCTGGGGCTGGCGACGACGCAGCTGCTCATCATGGGCCTGCGTACGCTGCTGCTCCTGACGGTGCCCATCGTTGCGGGCGCGGCGGTGCTGGGCGGGCTGATGGACTTCCTTCAGGTGGGGTCGCTCTTCACCATCGACCCGCTCATCCCGAAGTTCGACAAGCTCAACCCCATCGCGGGGTTGAAGAACATGTTCTCGAAGAAGTCCTTCGTGGAACTGCTCAAGAACCTCATCAAGATTTCCGTCGCCGCCTACGTCGTCACCGGCGTGGTGCGGGACTCGATGCCCCTGGTCATCGAAACGGTGCGCCAGGACACGCACGGCATCATGGCCATCATGGGGGAGATCCTCTACCGGGTCTGCGTGCGCATCGTGATGCTCTTCGTCATCTTCGGCGTGTTCGACGTGTGGTGGCAGCGCAAGTCGTTCATGAAGGACATGATGATGACGAAGGAGGAGGTCAAGAAGGAGTACAAGCAGAGCGAAGGCGACCCGCACCACAAGGCCAAGCGCAAGGAGCTCCACCATGAGATCATGGAGGGGGCCCAGATGGAGGCCGTGAAGGACGCGAGCGTCATCGTCACCAACCCGGACCACGTCGCGGTGGCGCTGATGTACGACCAGAACAAGGACGGGGCGCCGCGGGTGCTGGTGAAGGGCATGGACGCCAAGGCGGAGCGCATCAAGGCGCTGGCGCGCGAGGCGGACGTCCCCCTGCTGCGCAACGTCCCCCTGGCGCACGCGCTCCTGCGCGTGGAGGTGGGCGAGGAAGTCCCGGAGGAGCTCTACGACGCGGTCGCCGAGGTGCTGAACTTCGTCTACGGGCTCAAGCAACAGCAGAACGCGGCGCCGCCTGCGCGCGCCTGA
- a CDS encoding flagellar biosynthetic protein FliR: MNIGEVMAELGARVNLSVTIFTMALIMCRVMPILIFSPFLGGEVVPSEMKLGLGLMVSAVLFPSVADRMDRIPLSALPYIGLLLKEVFIGVALSYIVNMVFDAARVAGTLMDTMSGSNNAQLYVPQLGTQVSLFSSLKVQLCVVLFLSLDGHHIIIRALGDSLAIVPLEGFPRFSRGVWPFFDLMIRSFADLLKISLALAGPGMVAAFVTDLSLGAINRVAPQIQVFFISMSLKPLVGVLIMFIAIHVVIGRMQQELVNMLRMFQHAIQMLA, translated from the coding sequence ATGAACATCGGCGAAGTGATGGCCGAGCTGGGTGCTCGGGTCAACCTGTCGGTCACCATCTTCACGATGGCACTCATCATGTGCCGCGTGATGCCCATCCTCATCTTCAGCCCGTTCCTGGGCGGCGAGGTCGTTCCCTCGGAGATGAAGCTGGGCCTGGGCCTGATGGTGTCCGCGGTGCTCTTCCCGTCCGTCGCGGACCGGATGGACCGGATTCCCCTGAGCGCGCTCCCGTACATCGGGCTGTTGCTCAAGGAGGTCTTCATCGGCGTGGCGCTGTCGTACATCGTCAACATGGTGTTCGACGCGGCCCGCGTGGCCGGCACGCTGATGGACACCATGTCGGGCAGCAACAACGCCCAGCTCTACGTGCCGCAGCTGGGCACGCAGGTGTCGCTCTTCTCCAGCCTCAAGGTGCAGCTGTGCGTGGTGCTGTTCCTGTCGCTGGACGGGCACCACATCATCATCCGGGCGCTCGGAGACAGCCTCGCCATCGTGCCGCTGGAGGGCTTCCCGCGCTTCAGCCGCGGCGTGTGGCCCTTCTTCGACCTGATGATCCGCTCCTTCGCGGACCTGTTGAAGATCAGCCTGGCGCTGGCCGGCCCCGGCATGGTGGCCGCGTTCGTCACCGACCTGTCCCTGGGCGCCATCAACCGCGTCGCGCCGCAGATCCAGGTGTTCTTCATCTCCATGTCGCTCAAGCCGCTGGTGGGCGTGTTGATCATGTTCATCGCCATCCATGTCGTGATTGGCCGCATGCAGCAGGAGCTGGTCAACATGCTCCGCATGTTCCAGCACGCCATCCAGATGCTGGCCTGA
- the sctS gene encoding type III secretion system export apparatus subunit SctS, with amino-acid sequence MNQLTFITQEALFLVLVVSAPPVLMSLLVGFLVSLFQATTQIQEQTLSFAPKVVLVFGVLAMTGPWIGGQLLRFTFHVFDRFPALIGR; translated from the coding sequence ATGAATCAGCTCACGTTCATCACCCAGGAGGCGCTGTTCCTGGTGCTCGTGGTCTCCGCGCCGCCGGTGCTCATGAGCCTCCTGGTGGGCTTCCTCGTCTCGCTGTTCCAGGCCACCACGCAGATTCAAGAGCAGACGCTCTCGTTCGCGCCCAAGGTCGTCCTCGTCTTCGGCGTGCTGGCCATGACGGGCCCGTGGATTGGCGGTCAGCTCCTGCGCTTCACCTTCCACGTCTTCGACCGGTTTCCGGCGCTCATCGGCAGATGA
- the sctR gene encoding type III secretion system export apparatus subunit SctR, with amino-acid sequence MNRSSPARPLLFRAPPWLFAALVSLHPFVASAAKKGGDSMPDEMVKEAVSSDSFTSRPLILILALAAMSLVPFALMMVTSFVKISVVLSIVRSALGTQQIPPTQVITGLAIILTVYIMAPVGQEMYRAGGIDIWSRGTSVFSSETVGTMLGAADKSKEPLRDFLMKKVTNKDRTLFYSLAKKMRKEEDRKDIGPKDFMVIVPAFVVSELKEAFQIGFLLFVPFIVIDMVVANILLALGMHMLSPTTISMPFKLLLFVLVDGWYLIAKGLVIGYL; translated from the coding sequence GTGAACCGTTCGTCTCCCGCTCGCCCGCTGCTGTTCCGCGCTCCGCCCTGGCTCTTCGCGGCCCTCGTGTCGCTGCACCCCTTCGTCGCGTCCGCGGCGAAGAAGGGCGGCGACTCGATGCCGGATGAAATGGTCAAGGAGGCGGTGAGCTCCGACTCCTTCACCTCCCGTCCGCTCATCCTCATCCTCGCGCTCGCGGCCATGTCCCTGGTCCCGTTCGCGCTGATGATGGTGACCAGCTTCGTGAAGATTTCGGTGGTGCTCTCCATCGTCCGCTCGGCGCTGGGCACCCAGCAGATTCCCCCCACCCAGGTCATCACCGGCCTGGCCATCATCCTCACCGTCTACATCATGGCTCCCGTGGGCCAGGAGATGTACCGGGCGGGCGGCATCGACATCTGGTCCCGCGGGACGTCCGTCTTCTCCTCTGAAACGGTGGGCACGATGCTGGGGGCCGCGGACAAGTCCAAGGAGCCCCTGCGCGACTTCCTGATGAAGAAGGTCACCAACAAGGACCGCACGCTCTTCTACAGCCTGGCGAAGAAGATGCGGAAGGAGGAGGACCGCAAGGACATTGGCCCGAAAGACTTCATGGTCATCGTCCCGGCCTTCGTCGTGTCCGAGCTGAAGGAGGCCTTCCAGATTGGCTTCCTCTTGTTCGTGCCCTTCATCGTCATCGACATGGTGGTGGCCAACATCCTGCTGGCGCTGGGCATGCACATGCTGTCGCCCACGACCATCTCCATGCCCTTCAAGCTCTTGTTGTTCGTGCTCGTGGACGGCTGGTACCTCATCGCCAAGGGCCTGGTCATCGGCTACCTGTAA